The stretch of DNA TAATGGTCTTTTTTCTCTTCCTTTTATTTGACAGTGGACCCGTTGGACTTgaccgattaccactactcattcctcgggtcacaggAATACCAGCCTAGGGAGGAATCGATGAGTACAACTCTGAGAGAAGATGATAGCTCTTGAACCAttattccttccaagttggggaagCAAGCTGTCAGTATTTGTGCTGCTCCATTTACCCCTTGCTCCAGGAAGGTTGGTGCAGTCGAAGCAGATGTGATTTCGTCggatgatgattttgagaagaaTGCTTACCCGAAGAATGGTAAATCTGCTGCTGGTACTATTGttgggagaggtgggaagaatgctaTCATCACTAGGAGGAAACCGACAGTTGAGTCTGGCAACATAACTTCCTCAAAGAGAGCAtcaagattgcctttgaagtggTGTTCTGCTGTTGCTCCCCTAAATAAATACATTTACCCTCATCTATCTGAGGCCCGGAGGTTGAGACAGTATGTGCTTAGTGAAGATGGTCTGAAGAAGTACTATGATtgagttttcttcttcttatttttgttgCTACTAGAGATGCTACTTTGTTCTGAACTTCTGTTGTTATAGTATCTGAACTTCTATTCATTTCTCCTTGCCTTGGAGTTGCACTTCTCATATTTTCCCCATCCTTTTAAATCTGCAGCACAAGCTACTACATGTTTACCATCCCTGGGAATGTGATTGACATCACATGACGTGTCCTTTATACTCTTTTTGGTGAAGGGCAACAGATGGAAGGAGATgtaatggattatctcataaacTTGTGAAGTATAAGCCAAAGACCTCTGAGATCCTCTCTTATGCtgacagggttgtacttagtccctacttcatacagATTTTAGTTCTTTGCACCCCTATCTCCCTTTTTTGCTCTAGTTTTGGTGTACTGGCATTTGGGaggtgttttaattctgtttttgtGAATGCATTACTGCCTGGAGTATGATTTTTTCACTGCAACAGTTCCAAAATTCGATGCAAAAAAATCAACTAAActcctcccaatgtttgttcgcaAGGAAGAAGATCTTCTTAACGCAAAGCTGGTTAGGTTTTCATAACTCTTGCTTTTTTAATTTTATGTTcatccttttgctgagtttgtcaTGAAGTTTTTGTTCATCTCGGTAGTTTCCATACCTAtgctttatagtttgtgttcaccATTTCTTTCATTCTTGGCAGGTTTTTTTGATACTATTCAAGCCAATTAACACAATAGCGCACTACAGTGTGTATGTGCTGAATAGATATCATGGGAGCATTGACATCCTCGATTCACTTCCTTACACTAATATGGGAATGTCACGAACAAGTTTCCATGGAGACTGCCAAAATatcgtgagtgtttcttagcctgTACCTCCTTTCATATTCTCTTGTTTAACACGAAGTTTATTATGCCTTCTGTTGACAAATTTTTTTATGTCTCTGTTTTGGTAACACTGCTTGAACTGACTATCATTTGTCAGTTGAACTTCTAGTATTGTTTAGCTGGATCTTATGCAAGTGTCGCTTTTATGTaactgaacttaactattttggttaacatgtttttgaTTTCATCTTATTTGTCATTTCTGGCAGATCaagagatttgttgggttgctcgaggaggtgtaCGGCAAGGCTGCGTACAAAGCGAGCAAGCAGCCTAACAGGGTGAATATTGCAAAGAGGCCGACTTTTATCGATGTTCCAAAGCAAGTGAATAATGATTGTGGTTTCTTCACCGTGAAGTTCTGCTCTACGTATGATGGCGATGAGCTTGTTGAAGACATCGGTGATGTGAAAGTATGTTTTGTCCTTGTTCTTGTATCATCACCCTttcatttttcttgtgtgtttttgcTAAGACGCTCCTGATGTGGTTTTAGTTTTCCTTTACTAAACcataattttgtttcttgtttgcaGGCTGCTGCAGATGACTGGAAGGCCGAGTTCATGAACACTCTAGTCTTTAGCGAGAAGAATGAAATTGTGGGTGCAGAGCTTCCTGCCGAGATCCGGTCATTGAGCCTATGAATTCGAAGCATTAGTTTCAGTGTAGATTTGATTTCGTAAAGATTTAGGTTTGATAATGATTGGAATGATTTCGTAAAGATTTGGTTGTAAGAATGGTTTAGTAATTTTTGTATCTATTGCTGCAGCCTATTACTTAAGATATTGAGGACAAATGTATCTAGTGATAGGATGATTTGGCTTGTGAATGTACTGCATCGTTTTCAGTATCCATGTGTTGTATGTTTTTTCCTCAGCATATGTACTTGAACTTCTCACTGGGCTATGGTTGAACTGCTAGTTTTTTTGTGTTCTTTAATTTTGGGCCCCAACATATGATCTTTGACTTGAACTTCTGCCTGAGATCTCGCTAGGTTGCTGGTTTTAGATGGAGAGGATTTTCTATGTTGTGTAATGTATTGTTATTTTTTAACTCAACCAATATGTAGCCTTTTGCACAAAATCTATATgtgttttttgtgatttttcaactgCGAATGATTTTCAACTATAATATCATGCAAAAATATTCTCATACACTCCTTTAcgtttctttatcttttgtcggcaTTCTACATGAACTTCTGCATGTATCCAAACAGAACTTCATATCTGAACGTGTTGTCTTAGGTTTACTAACCTTAGTTCATACGGCAATATTTATTTTTTAAGCATATTTTTTCCTACATCGATTTATATACCAAAACTTCTTTTGTAAGCTGACCTGAACTTCAGACTATATATCTTTCCATTTTATTGCTTCTTGCTCTTTTATGGAATACAACACCAGCACCTCCTCTCATAACATACCAGAACTTCTACTGTAAGCTTACTTGAACTTCATAGTGTATATTTCCATGTTATTCCTGCTTGCACTTTTATGGATTACATCACCAACACAACACTTCCTCTCATaatataccaggacttctgcagtaatattacttgaacttcacaatgtatattttcatttttattactgcttgctctttcatgcaatacatcaccaacaccttctctcATAATATATcaggacttctgcagtaagctTACTTGAACTTCTACCGTACAATTTCCTTGAAATTTCAACAATAGAAGTTCAAGTAAGCTTCTCCTAAAATATTGTTTCAAAAGTGGAATAACATTCTACACATTGACATGACATAAGTTTGCTTTGTTTAATTGACCTAGTCTAATTGTTCATCagccttgcgctcctcctaggctttggttGTAGTGGTtttttgcttgacatgtacctcttcctcttcatcttcctcttcctcttcctcttcatcgtcctcttcatcttcctattcatcatcctcttcctcttcctcttggtattccacttcctcctcctcttcgtcttcctcttcatcttccaccactTTATTGTTGCTGGCTCTAGGTTTTGCTTTTTGTTTCTTCTCTAGCTTTTTGCCTGTCTTTTAAGCATCCGTGTGCTTTGGGCATGTTCTTGCATTGTGTGGTTTGtactccttgcatatgctacaaaGCCCGCTGCTAGCTTTCTATGGGTGTGGTCCCTTGTTTTGTTCTATAACTTTGGCTACTGTTTTTGAACTTTGGGTTGCTTGACCTCCTCGGCATTGTTTCTTTCTAAGAGTGTTGGAAAAGTGAGTTTGTTGTGTCTTGCAACCTTTTTGCACACACTACATTGCATGTGTCCAAGTGGCACTCCGTTCTCATCGAGCACGACGACTCTACTTGCAGATGGTGGCTTTATTTGAGCTCTCTTGTCACTTTTCTTTGCAGCAGAAAAtttcttcctaccctttgtttcagaGTACAGTGGCAGTTTCATCGTCTCTTGCAGCCGTTGCTGCATTAATTGGTCAACTCCCTGCTTGCATTGGTTGTCTTGAGCAGCGGTTTGGAGCATTTCAACTTCATAATACTGAATGTCATCTTCAATTTTAGCatcctcttcagccatcctttcgCTAGCATCCGCTTGATTTGCTGAATGTATTGTATCAAGTTCTTCCACGAGCCTCTTGAGAACATACAAGGCTCTATCATATTGCTGGTCACATCTCATCGCTTTCTTCTTAACCATCAAATTTAGCTGCAGCAAGATGTCTTGCTTCGATAGTCTTGAGCTGCCATCCGATGAAgttgtgttgtagtcccttgtatcaaatgttggttgtgattttgcagtctttgtgtgccgtttg from Triticum dicoccoides isolate Atlit2015 ecotype Zavitan chromosome 6A, WEW_v2.0, whole genome shotgun sequence encodes:
- the LOC119319596 gene encoding uncharacterized protein LOC119319596 — translated: MHYCLEYDFFTATVPKFDAKKSTKLLPMFVRKEEDLLNAKLVFLILFKPINTIAHYSVYVLNRYHGSIDILDSLPYTNMGMSRTSFHGDCQNIIKRFVGLLEEVYGKAAYKASKQPNRVNIAKRPTFIDVPKQVNNDCGFFTVKFCSTYDGDELVEDIGDVKAAADDWKAEFMNTLVFSEKNEIVGAELPAEIRSLSL